A region of the Coregonus clupeaformis isolate EN_2021a unplaced genomic scaffold, ASM2061545v1 scaf2561, whole genome shotgun sequence genome:
atacctactgtgaagcatgggggtggaaacatcatgctttggggctgtttttctgcaaagggaccaggacgactgatccgtgtaaaggaaagaatgaatggggccatgtatcgtgagattttgagtgaaaacctccttccatcagcaagggcattgaagatgaaacgtggctgggtctttcagcatgacaatgatcccaaacacaccgcccgggcaacgaaggagtggcttcgtaagaagcatttcaaggtcctggagtggtctagccagtctccagatctcaaccccatagaaaatctttggaggggagttgaaagtccgtgttgcccagcgacagccccaaaacatcactgctctagaggagatctgcatggaggaatgggccaaaatatcagcaacagtgtgtgaaaaccttgtgaaaacttacagaaaacatttgacctgtgtcattgccaacaaagggtatacaacaaagtattgagaaacttttgttattgaccaaatacttattttccaccataatttgcaaataaattcattaaaaatcctacaatgtgattttctggatttgtttttctcattttgtctgtcatagttgacgtgtacctatgatgaaaattacaggcctctctcatctttttaagtgggagaacttgcacaattgttggctgactaaatactttttcccccactgtatatatgtatatatatatatatatatactgctcaaaaaaataaagggaacacttaaacaacacaatgtaactccaagtcaatcacacttctgtgaaatcaaactgtccacttaggaagcaacactgattgacaatacatttcacatgctgttgtgcaaatggaatagacaacaggtggaaattataggcaattagcaagacaccaccaataaaggactggttttgcaggtggtgaccacagaccacttctcagctCCTATGCTTCcaggctgatgttttggtcacttttgaatgctggcggtgctttcactctagtggtagcatgagattgagtctacaacccacacaagtggctcaggtagtgcagctcatccaggatggcacatcaatgcgagctgtggcaagaaggtttgctgtgtctgtcagcgtagtgtccagagcatggaggcgctaccaggagacaggccagtacatcaggagacgtggaggaggccgtaggagggcaacaacccagcagcaggaccgctacctccgcctttgtgcaaggaggagcaggaggagcactgccagagccctgcaaaatgaccttcagctggccacaaatgtgcatgtgtctgctcaaacggtcagaaacagactccatgagggtggtatgagggcccgacgtccacaggtggggggttgtgcttacagcccaacaccgtgcaggacgttggcatttgccagagaacaccaagattggcaaattcgccactgatgccctgtgctcttcacagatgaaagcaggttcacactgagcacgtgacagacgtgacagggtctggagacgccgtggagaatgttctgctgcctgcaatatcctccagcatgaccggtttggcggtgggtcagtcatggtgtggggtggcatttctttggggggccgcacagccctccatgtgctcgccagaggtagcctgactgccattaggtaccgagatgagatcctcagaccccttctgagtccatatgctggtgcgattggccctgggttcctcctaatgcaagacaatgctagacctcatgtggctggagtgtgtcagcagttcctgcaagaggaaggcattgatgctatggactggcccgcccgcttccccagacctgaatccaattgagcacatctgggacatcatgtctcgctccatccaccaacgccacgttgcaccacagactgtccaggagttggcggatgctttagtccaggtctgggaggagatcctcaggagaccatccaccacctcatcaggagcatgcccaggcgttctagggaggtcatacaggcacgtggaggccacacacactactgagcctcattttgacttgttttaaggacattacatcaaagttggatcagcctgtagtgtggttttccactttaattttgagggtgactcaaatccagacctccatgggttgatacatttgatttccattgatcatttttgtgtgattttgttgtcagcacattcaactatgtaaagaaaaaaatatttaataagattatttcattcattcagatctaggatgtgcgattttagtgttccctttattttttgagcagtgtatatatatatatatatatatatataacacacacacacacacacacagtatataaaATCCTTTCAGATATACTCAAGTGTGAGGTTTCTTAACAGGAGCATTGAGTCACTGGAGCTCTCTGCTCATGCATACATATTATTGAAGTGTGAATCGGCAGAATTTGCAGTAGTTTGTTTTAATATTCCATCTTATAAATATCAGTCTGCTATTTTACAGTCAGTCTCAATTCTCTAGCTACAGTAGTTTTTCACATCTTTAAATATCATCCTTGAATTGTCTTTATTTCATTCATTGTGTCATCAGACCAGTTTTGATCAGTGTTTAACTAAATTATGTCTGAATGATGAGACCATTTAGACTAATCTTTATATACACACACCTCAGCAGAAATATGACAAAGAGGCCTATCAGAATCCAGAGGGTTTCATTTATTTGGTTTGATGACAACTGCCGTCAAAAACACAAGCAGGCTAGACAGTCAattggaagagagaggagaagggctaCTGGCCTGGGGAAATGGCTTATAGGAACTGGAGGTTAAACTGGAGGGAATAACATAGTGCAAACTAAGTGCAAAACTAAGGATTCAAGAATAACTTGATTGATGCCAGTCCCTGACAGAAAAACAGACCAGTCTTATAGATATAATATCAAGCAAGACAGAGAAATACAGCTATAGGATATAGCAAGAAAATGGAGGGtccatctatgcgctctccttcCCAAAGTGTGTTTGTCAAACAGGTACTCGGCCATGCCGTTCTGGGGGGCACCCATGCGGGCGGAGGTTGGTCACCCAGTCACCCAGCTCCTTTATGGACTTCACCTGCTCGTCCAGGTAGTGTGTCTCAATGAAGTCACACATCTGAGGGGGGGGGGCAGAGAAATATAGGTGTAGAAAGAGAAAGGACAAAAAGGTAAGCAAAACTCAGTGGAGTGATGCCCTCAGACAAACAGAACAAGGATTAATCATCTCTAGTGTTTTTCCAGACACTAGAACAAAAGTGTTTTTACAACCCCAGAGTAGTAAAACCGTCATGTGACCCAGTGGACTTGGCACTGAGAAAAGTGTACACCGCAAACACCTGAAGTCCGTCAGGTTTTTTATATCTGGGGCCTCGTTTATGATATcctgaattatatgtgaaatgtGGGTGGATTAGATTCGGATTTAAAATCTTCAGACAAATTCTTAAAAACGTCTTGCAGTTCAAATAACATGAAGGTGTTTTGCCTTTGTATAGTTCTTGTCTCCATATACTCACGTGTGGGTCGTTGTGTTTAGAGCAGACCGTGTGCAGGTCCAGCAGGGACTGGTTCACACTCTTCTCCAGCTGCAGGGCACCCTCAAGGGCCGCCACACCACTATCCCACTCATCCTTCTCTGGTTTCTGGAACAAGCCATACATACTCTGTTAGAAAGAGCAGCAGTAGTACTTCTACACAAACCACTATCCCCCCCACTGGCTTATGTCAGACTGGAGTACACATTGGTTATTAAGAAGCCAATCAGTCAAGTTTAAATATCACTGTTGTGTCAGTGTGTTTTCTTAACCTCTCCTTGCTTTACTCTATCTGTAAGCAAAGTCGGTCTTTTCTTCTCTATGATTCAGTATGGCTGCTGTTTAACGTTCTCTCCACGCCCGTTGCAACCGTGACATTTATCTCTGACAGTTTCTATGACACTCGCAGCGGTTTAAATGTCTGTGAAAGATAAGGGGTCCACACCTcaatctcctcccctctgtcGGCCCTCCCTAGATGGGCAATATCATATCCCCACACTAAACTCCCACTGAAAGCATACATTTGCACACAGGCGAAACATGGCCGTACACGCAAGCACTCAgcacacacaatcacactcacCCTGATGTCCTGCAGGAagatcctccctcccctctggtTCTGAACTTTCATCAGCTTCTCAGCATGCTCACGCTCTTCGTGGGACTGGTTCTTGAAAAACTTGGCAAAGTTGTGCAGGGCCTGGTCATCACGATCAAAGTAGTACGCCTGAGacggagagaacagagaaagacaaGAGGAAGTAAATAAAGAGTGAGTGCAACGCTACCTGGCTGGTTCCAGTTCTGCGTCAGGAAAGGCTGGTCACAAGACCTTAACTTTGTTTGCCGAATCAAAAGCCCAATATCAAAATGATTATCTTGACATAGGAAGTGCCTGGCTATCAGTGGAATCAATGTGTGTTTACAATGATCACTGCGCTATCAGTAGGCAGATAAAATGAGATCCACAAGTAtcgggacagtgacacatttgttgttgttttggctctgtattccagcactttggatttgaaatgatacaatgactattaatttcagggtattttcatccatatcgggtcaACCgctttagaaattacagcactttataTACATAGTccacccattttaggggaccaaaagtattgggacaaattcacttatatgtgtattaaagaaGTTAAGTAATTGGTCCCATATTCccagcacacaatgactacatcaagcttgtgactctacaaatgtgt
Encoded here:
- the LOC123488901 gene encoding ferritin, heavy subunit-like, which translates into the protein MYFLFRNMTSQVRQNFHPDCEAAINRQINLELYASYVYLSMAYYFDRDDQALHNFAKFFKNQSHEEREHAEKLMKVQNQRGGRIFLQDIRKPEKDEWDSGVAALEGALQLEKSVNQSLLDLHTVCSKHNDPHMCDFIETHYLDEQVKSIKELGDWVTNLRPHGCPPERHGRVPV